A stretch of the Mycobacterium sp. ITM-2016-00317 genome encodes the following:
- a CDS encoding MFS transporter, which yields MPRSSPSKWAILAIAYLVLLAAYVPFLGWTPKLTSVMEDLSLNYTQAGALSSVAGLAAGIALLSGGVITSKWGPKNVLLWGLAGGVIGLLLFAYADSYTVAMIARVISGAAAGFLFVGTYTVAVNWFQQSKETGRALGIMATGDGTGLLFALYIFASVLTLLGWRIGLVAGAIGLVVVFVVVLFVVPGGVRSEAGVQAEEAVSTGTSPRPGLFASVMRRGVIIAAIFAIGTTGLFTLLAAWMPAVLVEGAGWSESTAGLVASSFAVVGISTALLGGFVSDRIGRKPVLVAGGFAGSLGVAGTAVALVAGNYSMVAVCIPIIGLGIYLAFPVAVALAVESTEPEYVGAANGLVLGSGYIVGGFIYPLALGSIKDATGDYTVGFYSLTVATFILCAVAPLFSTKKGQPEQPAAGDLRSTDRHDLEPQP from the coding sequence GTGCCGCGATCGTCACCGAGCAAATGGGCAATACTCGCCATTGCCTACCTGGTGCTGCTGGCAGCGTACGTTCCGTTCCTCGGATGGACGCCCAAGCTCACCAGCGTCATGGAAGACCTGTCGTTGAATTACACGCAGGCAGGCGCCCTCTCCTCGGTGGCGGGACTTGCTGCCGGAATCGCCCTGCTCTCCGGTGGCGTGATCACGTCGAAGTGGGGGCCCAAGAACGTCCTCCTGTGGGGCCTGGCCGGTGGGGTGATCGGTCTACTGCTGTTCGCGTACGCGGACAGTTACACGGTCGCCATGATTGCTCGTGTCATCAGCGGCGCCGCAGCCGGATTCCTTTTCGTCGGAACGTACACCGTCGCGGTCAACTGGTTTCAGCAGTCCAAAGAGACCGGTAGGGCACTCGGCATCATGGCAACCGGTGATGGAACAGGGCTGTTGTTCGCGCTGTACATCTTCGCGTCGGTGCTGACCCTGTTGGGTTGGCGTATCGGACTTGTGGCCGGCGCAATCGGTCTCGTCGTGGTGTTTGTGGTCGTTCTCTTCGTCGTCCCAGGGGGCGTGCGGTCGGAAGCCGGCGTGCAGGCCGAAGAGGCTGTGTCGACCGGGACGTCCCCGCGTCCAGGGCTGTTTGCCTCGGTTATGCGCCGCGGCGTGATAATCGCGGCAATTTTCGCCATCGGAACCACGGGCCTGTTCACTCTCCTCGCGGCCTGGATGCCTGCCGTCCTGGTGGAGGGCGCCGGCTGGTCGGAGTCAACCGCGGGTCTGGTTGCATCCTCGTTCGCCGTAGTCGGTATCAGCACCGCGCTACTGGGAGGCTTCGTCTCCGACCGTATTGGTCGCAAACCGGTGTTGGTCGCGGGCGGGTTCGCAGGCAGCCTGGGAGTGGCAGGTACTGCCGTAGCTCTGGTCGCCGGGAACTACTCGATGGTCGCAGTCTGCATTCCGATCATCGGCCTGGGCATCTATCTGGCTTTCCCGGTGGCCGTGGCGCTCGCCGTCGAGTCCACCGAGCCGGAGTACGTCGGCGCCGCCAACGGGCTGGTGTTGGGTTCCGGATACATCGTGGGTGGCTTCATCTACCCGCTCGCGCTGGGCAGTATCAAGGACGCCACCGGCGACTACACCGTCGGGTTCTACTCGCTCACTGTCGCGACATTCATCCTTTGCGCAGTAGCACCCTTGTTCAGCACGAAGAAGGGACAGCCAGAGCAGCCGGCTGCGGGCGACCTGCGCAGCACGGATCGACACGATCTCGAGCCACAGCCGTAA
- a CDS encoding cupin domain-containing protein yields the protein MQKFELNWTPFEPVAPERVTGGHPTTRLAEGVAGDTLKSGFWEVTPGRFTTAPKGFDEVIHIVSGKGVLRSEDGSSVDLSPGVSFLMEDGFVGEWEIVEPLRKFYAKVPTADVD from the coding sequence ATGCAGAAGTTCGAGCTCAACTGGACGCCCTTCGAGCCCGTCGCGCCGGAACGGGTGACGGGGGGACATCCCACTACGCGACTGGCCGAAGGCGTAGCCGGTGACACCCTGAAATCCGGGTTCTGGGAGGTGACACCGGGCCGATTCACCACGGCTCCCAAGGGTTTCGACGAGGTGATTCACATCGTCAGCGGCAAGGGGGTATTGCGGTCCGAGGATGGTAGTTCGGTCGACCTGTCGCCGGGAGTTTCGTTCCTGATGGAGGACGGCTTCGTCGGTGAATGGGAGATCGTTGAGCCGCTTCGGAAGTTCTATGCGAAGGTGCCGACCGCCGACGTCGACTAG
- the acs gene encoding acetate--CoA ligase codes for MPNDNPVAAAGIQHAYPPPADFAANAKATAALYDEADADRLAFWAEQANRLSWDTPFDEVLDWSGAPFAKWFVGGRLNVAYNCVDRHVEAGNGDRVAIHWEGEPVGDARDITYAQLKDEVSQAANAFTELGLKAGDRVAIYMPMVPEAIVAMLACARLGAMHSVVFAGFSASALKARIDDAQAKLVITTDGQFRRGSAVSLKTGVDEAIDGLGDDSPVDHVVVVRRTGIDTPWTEGRDLWWDEVVPQASTEHTPEAFDSEHPLFLLYTSGTTGKPKGIMHTSGGYLTQAAYTHYYVFDLKPETDVYWCTADIGWVTGHTYIVYGPLANGATQVVYEGTPASPDEHRHYQTIEKYGVTIYYTAPTLVRTFMKWGRQIAAEHDLSSLRLLGSVGEPINPEAWRWYRKVFGADKIPIVDTWWQTETGAIMISPLPGVTVCKPGSAMRALPGISAKIVDDDGNELEPSPDHGEHTTGYLVLDQPWPAMLRGIWNDPERFTETYWARFAKQGWYFAGDGARYGSDGEIWVLGRIDDVMNISGHRISTAEVESALVGHSGVAEAAVVGATDEHTGQAICAFVILKSSAHGGEKDMIDELRAEVAREISPIAKPREIHVVPELPKTRSGKIMRRLLRDVAEGRELGDTSTLVDPSVFEAIRAGK; via the coding sequence GTGCCCAACGACAACCCCGTGGCAGCGGCAGGCATTCAGCACGCCTATCCCCCGCCGGCTGACTTCGCGGCCAACGCCAAGGCCACCGCGGCGTTGTATGACGAGGCCGACGCCGACCGCCTGGCCTTCTGGGCCGAGCAGGCCAACCGGCTGTCCTGGGACACGCCCTTCGACGAGGTGCTGGACTGGTCGGGCGCGCCGTTCGCGAAGTGGTTCGTCGGCGGGCGGCTCAACGTGGCCTACAACTGCGTGGACCGGCACGTCGAGGCCGGCAACGGCGACCGGGTGGCCATCCACTGGGAGGGCGAACCCGTCGGGGACGCCCGCGACATCACCTACGCCCAGCTCAAGGACGAGGTGAGCCAGGCGGCCAACGCGTTCACCGAGCTCGGCCTCAAGGCCGGCGACCGGGTGGCCATCTACATGCCGATGGTGCCCGAGGCCATCGTGGCGATGCTGGCGTGTGCCCGGCTGGGCGCCATGCACTCGGTCGTGTTCGCCGGGTTCTCCGCGAGTGCGCTCAAGGCGCGCATCGACGACGCGCAGGCCAAGCTCGTCATCACCACCGACGGGCAGTTCCGCCGCGGGTCCGCGGTCTCGCTCAAAACCGGGGTCGACGAGGCCATCGACGGTCTGGGTGACGACAGCCCGGTCGACCACGTGGTCGTGGTGCGCCGCACCGGTATCGACACCCCGTGGACCGAGGGGCGCGACCTGTGGTGGGACGAGGTCGTCCCCCAGGCCTCCACCGAGCACACCCCCGAGGCGTTCGACTCCGAGCATCCGCTGTTCCTGCTCTACACCTCCGGCACCACCGGCAAGCCCAAGGGCATCATGCACACCTCGGGCGGCTACCTGACCCAGGCCGCCTACACCCACTACTACGTCTTCGACCTCAAACCCGAGACCGACGTGTACTGGTGCACCGCCGACATCGGCTGGGTGACCGGCCACACCTACATCGTGTACGGGCCGCTGGCCAACGGCGCCACCCAGGTCGTCTACGAGGGCACCCCGGCCTCGCCCGACGAGCACCGCCACTACCAGACCATCGAAAAGTACGGCGTCACCATCTATTACACCGCGCCGACGCTGGTGCGCACGTTCATGAAGTGGGGCCGCCAAATCGCCGCCGAGCACGACCTGTCGAGCCTGCGGCTGCTCGGCAGCGTGGGCGAGCCGATCAACCCCGAGGCGTGGCGCTGGTACCGCAAGGTGTTCGGCGCCGACAAGATCCCGATCGTGGACACCTGGTGGCAGACCGAGACCGGCGCGATCATGATCTCCCCACTGCCCGGGGTCACCGTGTGCAAGCCCGGTTCGGCGATGCGCGCGCTGCCGGGCATCTCGGCCAAGATCGTCGACGACGACGGCAACGAGCTCGAACCGTCGCCCGATCACGGGGAGCACACCACCGGCTACCTGGTCCTCGACCAGCCGTGGCCGGCGATGCTGCGCGGCATCTGGAACGACCCCGAGCGGTTCACGGAGACCTACTGGGCCCGGTTCGCCAAGCAGGGCTGGTACTTCGCCGGCGACGGCGCACGGTACGGCAGCGACGGCGAGATCTGGGTGCTGGGCCGCATCGACGACGTCATGAACATCTCCGGGCACCGGATCTCCACCGCCGAGGTCGAATCGGCCCTGGTCGGCCATTCCGGGGTGGCCGAGGCCGCCGTGGTCGGCGCCACCGACGAGCACACCGGCCAGGCCATCTGCGCGTTCGTGATCCTCAAGTCCAGCGCCCACGGCGGCGAGAAGGACATGATCGACGAGCTGCGCGCCGAGGTGGCCCGCGAGATCTCCCCGATCGCCAAACCGCGCGAGATCCACGTCGTGCCCGAACTGCCGAAGACCCGCAGCGGCAAGATCATGCGCCGGCTGCTCCGCGACGTCGCCGAGGGCCGCGAGCTCGGCGACACCTCCACGCTGGTCGACCCCAGCGTGTTCGAGGCGATCCGGGCCGGCAAGTAG
- a CDS encoding FAD-dependent oxidoreductase, which produces MDPRHAILFEPIKIGPKVLPNRFYQVPHCTSFGVVRPRAQAAFRGMKAEGGWGAVCTEECSIHPEADQMPMVLARLWDDDDAANLSLMSDAVREQGALAGIELWYGGIHGLSMESRAVQRAPSQIASDLVPMSPCREMDLADIKAVQGFYVDAALRARDAGFDIICIYGGHEGLLEQFLSPHYNKRTDGYGGSLANRTRMWREVVEKISAAVGSDCAVSVRLSADTMRGEEGVLLERDVLPFVGMCDGVVDLWDVHIGGSDWGDDATPSRFFKSARAMDWVKSVKQATRKPVVAVGRFTDPNEMARVINEGVLDIIGAARPSIADPFLPAKIREGRLEDIRECIGCNICVSRFEHGGPPIVCTQNATSGEEYRRGWHPERFSKAANADNDVLIVGAGPAGMECARVLGERGMRNVHLVEADAELGGYLKWMADLPGLREWSRVIDYRLTQFDKLDNVTVIPNTRMTAQDVVDYGAGLVVIASGAHWSDCGLGPVTRNGIPGADAGLPYVLTPEQIMVENKPVPGERVVIIEAEGYHVGAALADRLSAEGKSVTVLTHFGEVAPYTDYTLEATHFRKKLHAQGVTVAASMIPTRVTPEGVWAHYAYADADDAKLIEADAVVLVTQRVSDTTLYRGVVDGFGSDKLAAEGITGVYRIGDCVAPRIVAESVFDGHRLAREIDSADPSMPLPYLRERPIARELPILSLQRG; this is translated from the coding sequence ATGGATCCGCGGCACGCGATCTTGTTCGAACCCATTAAAATTGGCCCGAAGGTTCTGCCGAACCGCTTCTATCAGGTCCCGCATTGCACGAGTTTTGGCGTCGTCCGGCCGCGTGCGCAGGCCGCCTTCCGCGGAATGAAGGCCGAGGGCGGATGGGGCGCCGTATGCACCGAAGAATGCTCGATCCACCCAGAGGCCGATCAGATGCCGATGGTGCTGGCTCGTCTGTGGGACGACGATGATGCGGCCAACCTGTCGCTCATGAGCGATGCTGTGCGTGAGCAGGGCGCCCTCGCGGGCATCGAACTCTGGTACGGCGGCATCCACGGGCTGAGCATGGAGTCCAGGGCGGTGCAGCGGGCGCCGTCGCAGATCGCCAGCGACCTGGTGCCGATGTCGCCCTGCCGTGAGATGGACCTCGCCGACATCAAGGCGGTACAGGGGTTCTACGTGGACGCGGCGTTGCGCGCCCGCGATGCCGGCTTCGACATCATCTGCATCTACGGCGGCCACGAAGGCCTGCTGGAGCAGTTCCTGTCACCGCACTACAACAAGCGCACCGACGGGTACGGCGGTTCGCTGGCCAATCGCACCCGGATGTGGCGGGAAGTCGTCGAGAAGATCTCGGCCGCTGTGGGATCGGATTGCGCGGTGTCCGTGCGGTTGTCGGCCGATACCATGCGCGGTGAAGAGGGCGTGCTCCTCGAACGCGACGTCCTGCCGTTCGTCGGGATGTGTGACGGCGTGGTCGACCTGTGGGACGTGCACATCGGCGGCAGCGACTGGGGAGACGACGCAACGCCGTCACGATTCTTCAAGAGTGCGCGTGCGATGGACTGGGTGAAATCGGTCAAGCAAGCGACGCGCAAACCGGTTGTCGCCGTTGGTCGTTTCACCGATCCCAACGAGATGGCCCGGGTCATCAACGAAGGCGTGCTCGACATCATCGGGGCCGCCCGGCCGTCGATCGCCGATCCGTTCCTGCCCGCGAAGATCAGGGAAGGCCGGCTCGAAGACATCCGCGAGTGCATCGGCTGCAACATCTGTGTCTCGCGGTTCGAGCACGGTGGCCCGCCGATCGTGTGCACCCAGAACGCGACGTCCGGGGAGGAGTACCGCCGCGGGTGGCATCCGGAGCGATTCTCCAAGGCCGCCAACGCCGACAACGACGTGCTGATCGTCGGGGCCGGCCCCGCGGGCATGGAATGTGCGCGCGTGCTCGGTGAGCGTGGCATGCGCAACGTGCATCTGGTCGAGGCCGATGCCGAACTCGGTGGGTACCTGAAGTGGATGGCCGACCTGCCGGGGCTGCGCGAATGGAGCCGGGTCATCGACTACCGGCTGACCCAGTTCGACAAACTCGACAACGTCACGGTGATCCCGAACACCAGGATGACCGCACAGGATGTCGTCGACTACGGCGCCGGCCTGGTCGTCATCGCCTCCGGGGCCCATTGGTCTGACTGCGGGCTCGGACCCGTTACGCGCAACGGGATCCCGGGCGCGGACGCCGGGCTGCCCTACGTTCTCACCCCCGAACAGATCATGGTGGAGAACAAGCCGGTGCCCGGTGAGCGCGTCGTGATCATCGAAGCCGAGGGCTACCACGTCGGTGCGGCGCTGGCGGACCGGCTCTCGGCCGAGGGTAAGTCGGTGACGGTGCTGACGCACTTCGGGGAGGTCGCGCCCTATACCGACTACACGCTGGAAGCGACCCATTTCCGCAAGAAGCTGCACGCCCAGGGAGTCACCGTGGCGGCGTCCATGATCCCCACCAGGGTCACCCCAGAGGGCGTGTGGGCGCACTACGCCTACGCCGACGCCGACGATGCGAAGCTCATCGAGGCGGACGCGGTCGTCCTGGTGACGCAACGGGTGTCGGACACGACTCTGTATCGCGGTGTCGTCGACGGCTTCGGGTCGGACAAGCTTGCTGCAGAAGGCATCACCGGCGTGTACCGGATCGGGGACTGCGTGGCACCGCGGATCGTCGCGGAGTCGGTCTTCGATGGGCACCGGTTGGCACGCGAAATCGATTCCGCGGACCCGTCGATGCCGCTGCCCTACTTGCGGGAACGTCCCATCGCCAGGGAACTGCCGATCCTGAGCCTGCAGCGAGGTTGA
- a CDS encoding NAD(P)/FAD-dependent oxidoreductase, with protein sequence MDPNALGEQQYDETREVDAVVIGAGMGGLYAVRRLAADGLSVVGFDSATDVGGVWLHNGYPGARVDIEAYYYCFFDPEIYGQWQWSQRFPPQSELLAYLRHYAEHYGLRRYFHFSTRVDELHWQPEVKRWRVRTDTGATVYARHVVLATGQLSKGRQLPFDGVEDFAGQWLETSQWPTEPVDLAGKRVAVIGTGSSGAQVISTIAEQVETLHVFQRTPNYVVPSQNAPMDQDRYRQYSQNLGELWDQVMRTGVAYLAPTSDVPASSMDAEQQRQRLEDQWKFGGLAMTFTFPDQRTDWKTAELVSDFVRAKIRDAVKDPALADVLEPRDYPIGTRRLVVCNGYYEAFNRDNVNLVNLRKESITRITPQGIQTDNGFYEVDVIISALGFDAFSGAMDAIDIRNADGRGPTEDWARGPQAHLGLMVHGFPNMYVLTGPGSPSVLVNFNVHNVFHVDYVADLISYMSSHGYDAVQPTAEAQQRWHIETQRVADGLLRKEVKNYMVHVNDDGSRVFIPYAGGWSTYVDTVTRIAGEGYPGFAFSELGTSTYRAVEHEDTVVPL encoded by the coding sequence ATGGATCCGAACGCCTTGGGTGAGCAGCAGTACGACGAGACGCGTGAGGTCGACGCAGTCGTCATCGGCGCAGGCATGGGCGGGCTGTATGCCGTCCGCCGGCTTGCCGCCGACGGGTTGAGTGTTGTCGGTTTCGACAGCGCCACCGACGTCGGGGGCGTTTGGTTGCACAACGGCTATCCGGGGGCACGGGTCGACATCGAGGCGTACTACTACTGCTTCTTCGACCCGGAGATCTACGGGCAGTGGCAGTGGTCGCAGCGGTTCCCGCCGCAGTCGGAGCTGTTGGCTTATCTGCGGCACTATGCAGAGCACTACGGATTGCGGCGGTACTTCCACTTCTCCACCCGGGTCGACGAGCTGCACTGGCAGCCCGAGGTCAAGCGCTGGCGGGTGCGCACAGATACCGGTGCCACCGTGTACGCGCGGCACGTGGTGCTGGCCACGGGTCAGCTGTCGAAGGGGCGTCAGTTGCCCTTCGACGGTGTCGAGGACTTCGCCGGTCAGTGGCTGGAGACGTCGCAGTGGCCCACCGAGCCGGTGGACCTGGCGGGCAAACGGGTCGCCGTGATCGGGACGGGATCTTCGGGTGCGCAGGTGATCTCGACGATCGCCGAACAGGTCGAGACCCTGCACGTGTTCCAGCGCACCCCGAACTATGTGGTGCCGTCCCAGAACGCTCCGATGGATCAGGACCGTTACCGGCAGTACAGCCAGAATCTCGGCGAGCTGTGGGATCAGGTGATGCGAACGGGGGTGGCCTACCTGGCGCCTACGAGCGATGTCCCGGCCTCGTCGATGGATGCCGAACAGCAGCGTCAGCGGCTGGAAGACCAGTGGAAGTTCGGTGGCCTGGCGATGACCTTCACGTTTCCCGACCAGAGGACCGATTGGAAGACCGCAGAGTTGGTGTCCGACTTCGTCCGCGCAAAGATCCGCGACGCCGTCAAGGATCCTGCGTTGGCTGATGTCCTTGAACCGCGCGACTACCCGATCGGCACGCGGCGGCTGGTGGTGTGCAACGGCTATTACGAAGCGTTCAACCGGGACAACGTCAACCTCGTCAACCTGCGGAAAGAGTCGATCACGCGGATCACGCCGCAGGGCATACAGACCGATAATGGGTTCTACGAAGTCGATGTGATCATCTCGGCGCTCGGATTCGATGCCTTCAGCGGTGCGATGGACGCGATCGACATCCGTAATGCCGACGGTCGGGGACCGACCGAGGACTGGGCTCGGGGTCCGCAGGCACACCTCGGTCTGATGGTGCACGGATTCCCGAACATGTACGTGCTCACCGGCCCGGGCTCTCCGTCGGTGTTGGTGAACTTCAACGTGCACAATGTGTTTCACGTCGACTACGTGGCGGATCTGATCTCTTATATGAGCAGCCACGGCTACGATGCGGTGCAACCGACCGCCGAGGCACAGCAACGCTGGCATATCGAGACCCAGCGTGTCGCGGACGGACTGCTGCGCAAAGAGGTGAAGAACTACATGGTTCACGTCAACGACGACGGGTCCCGTGTCTTCATTCCCTATGCGGGCGGGTGGTCGACGTACGTCGATACGGTCACTCGCATCGCCGGCGAGGGCTACCCGGGCTTCGCGTTCTCGGAGCTCGGAACGTCGACGTATCGTGCCGTAGAACATGAGGACACCGTCGTCCCCCTCTGA
- a CDS encoding aminotransferase class III-fold pyridoxal phosphate-dependent enzyme, with protein sequence MSSPLIDATLASSRTPNAADLMAADSRHVIHGFSPFGDRTPGPVFASGRGITLTDVDGQDWIDACAGQANVSLGYGRTDLADVVADALRELTFGTHFYQRRSHVGAARLAERLAEVTPAGLDQFVFMLGGSDAVDTAIKIARFANIAAGLPEKIHIIGRWNSYHGVTYGGASLTGDPAMWRNIGPRLEGFSHIDQPEADSVGAARLLEDEILRIGADKVAAFMAEPISTPNGIVVPPDDYWPQIREICDRYDILLISDEVLTGFGRTGRMFAVENWDLRPDILTMSKAITAGFFPLAVVAISAELRDRLSASDDAFVHGVTAGGHPAACAAALATLDIYERENVLAHCITAGQYLSTRLHALADAYPVLDKSSVRGIGMMHAVDLDADTVDPGYGAALHAEFIRQRVFVRTYRNNQTIGLLPSLTLSTEDVDAITGRMAAALDVTRP encoded by the coding sequence ATGAGTTCGCCACTGATAGATGCCACTCTGGCCTCCTCCCGCACCCCGAACGCTGCGGATCTCATGGCCGCGGATTCGCGGCACGTCATCCACGGCTTCAGTCCGTTCGGTGACCGGACGCCCGGCCCCGTTTTCGCGTCCGGACGCGGGATCACGCTGACCGATGTGGACGGTCAGGACTGGATCGACGCCTGCGCCGGCCAGGCCAACGTCAGCCTGGGATACGGCCGCACCGACCTGGCCGACGTGGTCGCCGACGCGCTGCGCGAGTTGACCTTCGGCACGCACTTCTACCAGCGGCGCAGCCATGTCGGCGCCGCTCGGCTGGCCGAACGGCTGGCCGAGGTGACCCCGGCCGGACTCGATCAGTTCGTGTTCATGCTCGGTGGCTCCGACGCGGTGGACACCGCGATCAAGATCGCGCGGTTCGCGAACATCGCCGCGGGCCTGCCCGAGAAGATCCACATCATCGGCCGGTGGAACAGCTACCACGGCGTCACCTATGGCGGGGCCAGCCTCACCGGCGATCCGGCCATGTGGCGCAATATCGGGCCCCGGCTGGAAGGTTTCTCCCACATCGATCAGCCGGAGGCCGACTCCGTGGGCGCCGCGCGCCTGCTGGAGGACGAGATCCTGCGCATCGGTGCGGACAAGGTCGCTGCTTTCATGGCCGAGCCGATCTCGACTCCGAACGGGATCGTCGTGCCGCCGGATGACTACTGGCCTCAGATCCGCGAGATCTGTGATCGCTACGACATTCTGCTGATCAGTGACGAGGTGCTGACCGGATTCGGTCGCACCGGAAGAATGTTCGCGGTGGAGAACTGGGATCTGCGCCCCGACATCCTGACCATGTCCAAGGCGATCACCGCCGGATTCTTCCCGCTGGCGGTCGTGGCGATCAGTGCAGAACTGCGGGACCGCTTGTCGGCCAGCGACGACGCCTTCGTCCACGGCGTGACCGCCGGTGGCCACCCCGCCGCCTGCGCCGCCGCGCTGGCCACCCTGGACATCTACGAACGCGAGAATGTCCTGGCTCACTGCATCACGGCCGGGCAGTACCTCTCGACGCGGCTGCATGCCCTCGCTGATGCTTACCCTGTACTCGACAAGAGCAGCGTCCGGGGTATCGGGATGATGCACGCAGTCGACCTCGACGCCGACACCGTCGATCCGGGCTATGGCGCGGCCCTGCACGCCGAGTTCATCAGGCAGCGGGTCTTCGTGCGGACCTACCGCAACAACCAGACCATCGGGTTGCTGCCGTCGTTGACGCTGAGCACCGAGGATGTCGACGCCATCACCGGGCGCATGGCGGCCGCGCTGGACGTCACCCGACCGTAG
- a CDS encoding aldehyde dehydrogenase family protein — MTETTKSSLIERVPSLERLTRPFIDGDYVDARSSGTFENISPVNGDRLPDVASGDAADIDAAVASARKSFELGDWRRRTPRERKLVLQRFGRILRDNTEELAALLAVEMGKPIKDGRWETDFSATVLEWFGEAVDHLYDEVAPIGEVGHATITRVPVGVAGAIIPWNYPLLMAAVKIAPALASGNSVVLKPAEQTPAIALRVAELALEAGVPAGVLNVVPGLGHTAGKALAEHLDVDAIGFTGSTSVGRLVMKAAAESNLKKVSLELGGKSPALVLADAADMLDLVAAKTAESIFGNAGQMCDSSSRLIIHESLVDEVVDRLGAVAADWQPGDPFDDATTMGAIIEARQLERIMGFIAGAEPGGASIAHGGKQVRQETGGFYVEPTVIRGVTNDMAIARDEIFGPVLSVITFSDDEEGLRIANDTSYGLAAKMWTGDLKKAHRISRELRAGAVLVNGDELFDVTLPHGGFKMSGIGRDYSHHAFDNWTQLKSTYINLL; from the coding sequence ATGACGGAAACCACCAAAAGCTCACTCATCGAACGCGTTCCGAGCCTGGAGCGCCTGACGCGGCCATTCATCGACGGCGACTACGTCGACGCCCGCTCGTCCGGCACGTTCGAGAACATCAGCCCCGTCAACGGCGACCGGCTGCCCGATGTGGCCTCGGGTGATGCCGCTGATATCGATGCTGCGGTGGCTTCGGCCCGCAAGAGCTTCGAACTGGGCGACTGGCGGCGGCGCACGCCGCGCGAGCGCAAGCTCGTGCTGCAACGGTTCGGCCGTATCCTCCGCGACAACACCGAGGAACTCGCCGCGCTGCTGGCTGTCGAGATGGGCAAGCCGATCAAGGACGGCCGGTGGGAGACCGACTTCAGCGCCACCGTCCTGGAGTGGTTCGGTGAGGCTGTCGACCATCTGTACGACGAGGTCGCGCCCATCGGTGAGGTCGGTCACGCCACGATCACCAGGGTCCCCGTGGGTGTCGCCGGCGCCATCATTCCGTGGAACTACCCATTGCTGATGGCTGCGGTGAAGATCGCACCGGCGCTGGCTTCGGGCAACTCCGTGGTCCTCAAGCCCGCCGAGCAGACGCCGGCGATCGCGTTGCGGGTGGCAGAACTGGCGCTGGAGGCGGGCGTGCCCGCGGGTGTGCTCAATGTCGTTCCCGGACTGGGCCACACGGCAGGAAAGGCCCTCGCCGAACATCTGGATGTCGACGCGATCGGCTTCACCGGATCGACCAGCGTGGGCCGCTTGGTCATGAAGGCGGCCGCCGAGTCCAATCTGAAGAAGGTCTCGCTTGAGCTCGGCGGCAAGTCGCCGGCGCTGGTCCTCGCCGACGCCGCCGACATGCTCGACCTGGTTGCCGCGAAAACCGCGGAGTCCATTTTCGGGAACGCCGGGCAGATGTGTGACTCCAGTTCGCGGCTGATCATCCACGAATCTCTCGTCGACGAGGTTGTCGATCGTTTGGGTGCGGTGGCAGCCGACTGGCAGCCCGGCGACCCCTTCGACGATGCCACCACCATGGGTGCCATCATCGAGGCCCGGCAGCTGGAGCGGATCATGGGCTTCATCGCCGGCGCTGAGCCCGGTGGCGCGTCAATCGCCCACGGTGGCAAGCAAGTTCGCCAGGAGACCGGCGGGTTCTATGTGGAGCCGACGGTCATCCGGGGAGTCACCAACGACATGGCGATTGCACGGGACGAGATCTTCGGGCCGGTGCTCTCGGTCATCACCTTCTCCGATGACGAAGAGGGTCTGCGGATCGCCAACGACACTTCTTACGGGCTGGCCGCGAAGATGTGGACCGGCGACTTGAAGAAGGCCCACCGGATCTCCCGGGAGCTGCGCGCGGGCGCGGTGTTGGTCAACGGTGATGAACTCTTCGACGTCACGTTGCCGCACGGGGGCTTCAAGATGTCCGGTATCGGCCGCGACTACTCGCATCACGCCTTCGACAACTGGACCCAGCTGAAGTCGACCTACATCAACCTGTTGTGA